From Streptomyces sp. NBC_01551:
GCGCCACTGGTCGCGCTGGGACTGGCTCCAGAACTCGTCGGTCGCGAAGGCCCAGCCGGCCCACTCGGTGACACCGCCGGTGCCCATCTTGGAGTTGTCGACCGACCAGCCGGCCGGCGGGGTGTGCGTGAAACCCTTGACGCCCGCCGGGATGCCCATCTCGTCCACGCGCGCCTGGAGGTTGGGGCGCACGGTGTCGAACGGGTCGTTGTCGTCAGGCGCGTTCACCGGGACGCCGTCGATCGCGGAGCCGGGGTTGACGCCGACCTGGGCGAGCGCGGTCGCGGCGACGTCGACGAGCTTGACGTCGTCGCGTACCGAACCGGCGGGGATGCCCGCGCCCTTGGCGATGACGAAGGTCCCGCGCTCCTGGATGGTGGAGCCGCCGTGGCCGCCGGCGTCGGTGTGGCCGTGGTCGGTGGTGACCAGGATCTTCCAGTTCTCCTGGGCGTACGTCGGGCGGTTCTGGACGGCGGTGAGCAGCTGGCCGACCAGCGCGTCGACACGGCCGATGGCGTCGAGGTACTGCTGGCTGGCGGCGCCGTAGGAGTGGCCGGCGCCGTCGACCTGGCCGAAGTAGACGAAGGCGGCGTCCGGGTTCTGGCCCTGCAGTTCGGCGGCGGCCGCGGTGGCGATCTTCGGGTCCTCGGTGCCGTAGCCGTCGCGGTCGCCCTTGAGGCTGAGGCGCTTGTCGACCTTGGCGGAGAAGATCGGTCCGCCCGCGTCGGTGGAGGTGATGGGCTCCCAGTCGGCGGCCGCGTAGGTGTTGAGGGAGGGCTTGGCGTTCTCGGCGCGGGTCAGGAAGTCCGGGTAGGCCGTGTAGTTCTTGCCGGTGAAGGAGTTGTCCTTCACGCCGTGCTTGTCGGGCCAGACGCCGGTGGCGATGGCGGACCAGCCCGGGCCCGAGGAGGTGGCGGCCATCGGGTTCGCGTACAAGGTGCTCTTCGCGGTCAGCCCCTGGGCCATCAGGCCCTTCAGGTGCGGGGCGTTGGCGGCCTTGACTCGGTCGAGAACCACGCCGTCCAGGCCGATGACGAGGACCTTGTCGGTGCCGGCCGCGGTGCCGGTCGCGGTGGTGGCGGCGCCGGCGGTCTGGGTGGCGAGCGCGGTGGCGAGCAGGGCCGTGGCGGTGGCGGCCACGGCGAGGGCGCGTCCTGACAGGACAGTGGGCACGTACTCCTCCGGGAGTAATCGTGGGAATGCGCGAGTGGACATGCGCCGGGTCCGGACCGAAGGTGCGATCTTCGGTCCAGACCCGTTACGCAAGCGTCACTATTGCGGCCACGAGTGGCCGCAGGGTTAAGCGTCAGCTGCCGGTCGCGGACTTCCACGCGTCGACGTGGCCGGTGAGGTTCTTGTCGATGTCGGCCCAGTCGGGCTCGAAGATCTCGACACCGGTCATCAGCTTGGTGAGTTCGACGGCGTTGGCGTCGGTCGGCTTGACGTCGGAGCGCGCCGGGAAGCCGCCGCCGACCTCGCTGACCAGCTTCTGGGCGTCCTCGCTGAGCAGGTAGTCGAGGAGCTTCTTGCCGTTCTCGGTGTGCGGGGCCTTGGCCACCAGGCCGGCCGCGTACGGGAGGGCGAAGCTGGTGGGCTTGCCGCCGTCCTTGGCGGGGAACCAGATGCCCAGGTTCGGCATGGACTTGGACTGCGCGAAGTTCATCTGGACGTCGCCGTTGGCGACGAGCAGCTCGCCCTTGTCGGTCTTCGGCGCGAGCTTGCTGGTGGAGGAGGACGGGCCGACGTTGTTGGCCTGGAGCTTCTTCAGGTACTCCATCGCCGGCTCCTTGCCTCCGAAGTCGTGCATCGCCTTGATGAGCACGGCGGTGCCGTCGCCCGCGACGCCCGGGGTGGAGTACTGGAGCTTGCCCTTGAACTTGCCGTCCAGCAGCTCTTCCCAGGTCTTGGGCGCCTCGGTGAGCTCCTTCTTGTTGTAGACGAAGCCGAAGTAGTTGTTGACGACCGAGGTCCACTTGCCGTCGGTGGCCTTGTCGCCGCCCTTGACCTGGTCGGAGCCCTGCGGCTTGTAGGCCTGGAGCAGGCCCTTGCCGTCCGCCTGCTGGATGAACGGCGGCAGCGTGATCAGGACGTCGGCCTGGGTGTTGCTCTTCTCGCGGACGGCGCGCTGCACCATCTCGCCCGAGCCTCCCTCGACGTACTTGACCTCGATGCCGGTCTTCTTGGTGAAATCGGCGAAGACCTTGTCGTACCAGCCGTCGCCCTTGTCGCTCTTGAGGCCGTCGGCGCTGTAGACGGTGACGACCTTCTCGCCGCCGCCCTTGGAGTCGGCGGCGGTGGAGGAGCCCGCGCAGGCGGTGAGGCCGGCGGCGAGGGCGAGGCTGCCGGTGACGGCGGCCGTGAGGCGCGGGTACTTGCTGCTGGGCATGGAACTTCCTTACGGGGAAAGGGAGTCAGCGGTAGGTGGCTCTGGTGCGGATACGGGAGACGGCCAGCAGGACCAGCAGGGTGGTGGCCATCAGGACCACGGCGACGGCGGAGCCGCTGAAGAGCGAACCGCGGTCGGTGGCGGTGAAGATCCGGACCGGGAGGGGCATCCAGTCCGGCGGGTAGAGCATCATCGTGGCGCTCAGCTCGCCCATGGACAGGGCGAAGCAGAGTCCGGCGGCCGCGGTGAGGGACGGCAGCAGGAGGGGGAGCTTGACCCGCCACAGCACGTGCGCGGGACGGGCGCCCAGGGAGGCCGCCGCCTGTTCGTACGCCGGGTCGAGACGGACGATCGCAGCCGAAACCGACTGGTAGGCGAACGCCGTGACAAGAATGGTGTGCGCCAGGATCACGATTGAGCTCGTGCCGTTGAGCAGCATCGGGGGCTTGCTGAACGCGACCAGTACGGCGAGGCCGACGACCACGGACGGCACGGCGACCGGGAGCATGAACAGGGCGTCCAGGGAACGCTTTCCGCGCTTCTTCAGCCCGGCGGCGGCCAGCGCCGCCCAGCTGCCGACGGTGAGCGCGAGCAGGCTCGCGACCAGGGCGGTGACCAGCGAGGTCGTCAGTGCCTGGAGGGATTCGCCGCGCGCGGCGGAGGCGTAGTTCTCGGTGGTCGGGCCGGAGGGGAAGGCCCCGGACCAGTGGGTCGAGAAGGACGCGGCCACCACGACGAGCAGCGGCAGGGCGAAGAGGGGCAGGAAGAGGAGGCCGAACAGGCCCCAGGCGGCCCAGCGGCCTGTCTTGCTATGCACCAGCACGCTTGCTCACCACCCGGTAGAGGCCGAACAGGCCGACGGAGATCGCGATGTTGACGACGGCGACCACGCAGGCGGCCGCGTAGTCGGATTCGAGGATCGCCTTGCCGTAGATGAGCATCGGGAGCGTGGTGACGTCCTTGGCTCCGGTGAACAGGACGATCCCGAACTCGTTGAGGCACATGACGAGGACGAGGCTTCCGCCGGCGGCGAGGGCCGGGAGGGCCTCGGGGAGGATGACCCGCCGGATGATCCGGGCGGGCTTCGCGCCGAGCGAGGAGGCCACCTCCAGCTGTGCGGTGTCCAGCTGGGAGAAGGCGGCGAGCAGCGGGCGCATCACGAAGGGCGTGAAGTACGTGATCTCCGCGAGGAGGACGCCCCAGGGGGTGGTGAGGAAGTGGAACGGGCCGTCGGCGGCGCCGGTCAGGTCAGTCCAGACCCCGTTGGCCATGCCCACCGTCCCGTAGATGAAGAGGAGGGCGAGGGTGATGAGGAAGGAGGGGAAGGAGAGGAAGACGTCGATGAACTTCGCGACGGCCTTGGCCCCGGGGAAGGGGACGAAGGCGATGATCAGGGCGAGCGCGAAGCCGAGGACCAGGCAGCCGACCGTGGCGCCGACGGCCAGCCAGACCGTGGTGCCGAGGGCTTCGCGGAAGCCGTGGGAGGCGAACACGGAGGCGTAGGCGTCGAAGGCGCCGCCGCCGTTCTCGGGGGTGAACGACTGCTGGACCACCAGCGCGAGGGGGTAGAGGAAGACCAGCGCGAGCACGGCCACGGGCGGCACGCTCCACAGCCACCGCGGGACACCGGTCCCCTGCGGGGGGCGGATCCTGTGCGGGGTGCGGGAGCCGGACGGGGTGGCGGTGTGGCCGGGGGCGGTGGTGGCGCTGCCCGCGGTGGTGCCGTGGTCGGCAAGGGTGCCGCCGGCGGTGGCGTGGGCGGTCCGGGTGGGGGTGTCCGGTGTGGCGTCGGTGTGCTCCGGGGTCCGGGTGCCCGGCAGGTGCGCGGTTCGGCGCCCGTCCAGGCGGGGGGCCTCAGCCATCCGACACCCCTGCGGCCAGCAGCACGGCGTCGCGGGGTTCGAAGTGCAGGGTCACCTCGTCGCCCAGCGCCGGGGTCTCGCGCAGCTCCGGCAGGTCGGCCTTGACGCGGTGGCCGTCCACGTCGACGTAGAGCCGGTGCGTGGAGCCGCGCCACTGCACCTCGGCGATCGTCCCGGTCAGCGCGTTGGGCCCGGCCCCGAGGCCGAGCAGGTGCGGCCGTACGCACAACGTCGCACTCACGCCCGGCGCGGCCCGCCCACGGTCCAGCTCCAGCGCCCGCCCCGCGAAGAGCGCCCCGGATTCGGCGACGGTCACCGGCAGCAGGTTGGCGTTGCCGACGAACGAGGCGGTGAACTCGGTGCGCGGGGCCCGGTACAGCTCCTGCGGGGTGCCGCAGTCCTGGAGCCGGGCCCGGTCCATGACCGCGATCCGGTCGGCCAGAGTGAGCGCCTCCACCTGGTCGTGCGTGACGTAAAGGATCGACACGTCGGGCAGTTCGCGGTGCAGCCGGGCCAGTTCGGCGAGCATCCCGGAGCGCAGCTGCGCGTCGAGCGCGGAGAGCGGCTCGTCGAGCAGGAGCACCCCGGGGCGGATGGCGAGCGCGCGGGCGATGGCCACGCGCTGCTGCTGTCCGCCGGAGAGCTCGCGCGGGTAGCGCTTGGCGTAGGCCGCCATCCCGGTCATCTCCAGGGCCTCGGCGACCCGGCCCGGGATCTCGGCCTTGGGGGCTTTCTGCGCCTTGAGGCCGAAGGCGACGTTCTCCTCGACCCGCATGTGCGGGAACAGCGCGTACTGCTGGACGACCATCCCGATGCCGCGCTTGTGCGGCGGGAGCGCGGTGACGTCCCGGCCGCCGATCAGCACCCGGCCGGCGGCGGGCCGTACGAACCCGGCGACCGCGCGCAGCGCCGTGGTCTTGCCGGAGCCGGAGGGGCCCAGCAGCGCCATGACCTCGCCCGGCTCGACGGTCAGGTCGAGGGAGTCCAGGACGGTGTTGCCGGCGTAGGCGACCGATACGGAGTCGAAGCGGATGCCGCTCACGCGCCGGACTCCCTCGCCAGGAGCGCGGGGAGGTCGGCGATGGAGGCGAGGACGTGGGTGGCGCCGTGCTCGTCGAGGGTCGCGCGGTCGTGGGCGCCGGTCAGGACGCCCGCCACGATCCCGGCTCCGGCGCGGCGGCCGCTGAGCATGTCGTACGCCGTGTCGCCGGCCACCACGGTCTCGCGGACGTCGGTCGCGGCGCCGGTGCGCAGGAACGCGGCGAGCACCATGTCCGGGTACGGGCGGCCCCGGCCGCCGGCGTCGGCGGGGCAGAGGGTCAGGTCGGCCAGGCCCTGCCAGCCGAGGGCGTCGAGGATGGCGTCCTGGGTGACGCGGGCGAAGCCGGTGGTCAAGGCGACGGTGTGGCCGTCGGCGCGGAGCTTCTCGATGGCCTCGCGGGCGCCGGGGATCGGGGCGATCAGGCCGCCGTCGACGAGTTCCCCGTACGCCTGCTCGAAGGCGGAGTTGGCGCGCTGGGCCAGTTCCTCGGTGCCGAAGAGGTGGCGGAAGACCGAGATCTTCGACTCGCCCATGGTGTCGCGGACGTACTGGAGCTTGGCGGCGTGGTCGGCGCTGCCGGGCTCGACTCCGAGGCGCTCGGCGGCGCGCTCGAAGGCGCGCTCGACGAGGCCGCCGTCGGCGACGGTGGTGCCGGCCATGTCGAGGACGATCAGCCTGCGGGTCTCGTTCGTGCTGCCCGTGCTGCCCGTGCTGCTCGGGCCGCTCGCGTCGTTCAGGTCGCTCATGGTGTCTACCAGCCCAGTTCGTTCGCGGTGGTCTCGGCTATGGCGGGCGAGCAGGTCATCCCGCGCCCGCCGGGTCCGGTCACCAGCCAGACGCCGTCGGCCACCTGCTGGCGGTGGACGACGCGGGTGGTGTCGGTGCACTGCGCGTACACGCCCGCCCAGCGGTGCCGGATCTTCGGCAGCGGGCGGCTCAGGAAGGACTCGACCACCTCGGTGAGGTGCTCGTAGGAGTCTTCGAGGGTGTCGAACGCGAAGGGGTGCTCGTATTCGTGGGTGTCGCCGATGGTCAGCCCGCCGTCGAGGCGCTGGACCATCAGGAGCTGCATCTTGTGCGCGGCGGCGATCGGCGCCTGCGCCTGCCCGGCGTTGAGCGCGTCGAGCGCCTCGCTCTTGTACGCCGGGTAGTAGCGAAAGCTGTCGGCGTCGGCGACCGAGGTGGTCAGCGGCTCGCCGAGCGGGGCGGTCTGCATCATCTGGAGCCGGACGCGGCGCACGGGCAGCTCCGGGGCCAGCTCGCGGACCAGGCCGGACAGCCAGGCGCCGGTGGCCAGGACGACGGTGTCACCGCGGTGGACGTCACCGTGGTCGTCGCGGACGGCGCCGGGGCCGACGACCTCGCGGACCTCGCGTCCGGGGAGGAAGGTGTACCGGCCGGTGGCGCGCAGGGCCTCGCGCAGGTGGAGCTGGGCGGTGCGCGGTTCGACGGCCGCGTCCCGCTCGCACCACAGGGCCGCCTCGAAGGCGCCGCGCAGGGCCGGGTTGATCTGTCGCGCTTCCGCGGCGGTGACCAGTTCGTAGCCACGGGCCGCGGCGTCCGGGCGGGCGGTGGCCGCCTCGGCGACCGCGTACTCGCGGGCGCCCCGCACCGGGGTGAGGGAGCCGATGGCGCGGAAGCCCAGGCCGGGCACCTCCGCGCCGATGCGCTCCCAGAGCTCGCGGGCCCGCAGGGCGGTGTCGAGCTCCTCGCCCCCGGCCCGCCCGCTGACCCAGATCTGGCCGAAATTGCGCAGCGACGCGCCGCGGGCCTCCGCTTCTCGCTCGATCTGGACGACCTCGTGGCCGCGTTCGACTGCTTGCCAGGCGTGCATGGTGCCGACCACGCCGCCTCCGACGACTATGACTCTCACGCCGTCCAAGGTGGGCGCGGCCCGTGACCCGAGGGGATCCGGATGGCAACGGGCCGGTGAACAGCCCTCGACGTTTGGACTAGACCCGTTACCTTCTTGTGATGTCAGTGCGTCCCTTTTTTCAGGATTGATGGCGTTTCCCCTCCCGCTACTCGGGCTTCAGACGGGTCGTGAAGCTGAACCGATCACCACGGTAGAGCGAACGCACCCGCTCCAGCGGCCCGCCGTCCTGATCCCGCGAGAAGCGGTGGATCAGCAGCATCGGAAGGGCCGGCGGGGTGCCGATCAGCAGGGCCTCGCGCGGGGTCGCCAGGACGGTCTCCAGCTTCTCGTCCGCGTCGCCGAAGGAGATGCCGAGGCTGTCGCGGAGGTAGCCGTAGAAGGAGGAGTCCGGCGGGAAATCGCTGTCCAGGCGGGGCGCCCGGGCCACCCGGATGTACGTGCTCTCCAGGCCGACCCGCTCGTCGTCGGCCAGCAGGACGCGCTCCAGGTGCCAGACGGGCTCGCCGGCCTCGGCGCCGATGCCCCGGGCCAGCTCGGGCGGGCACGGGAACCGCTCCAGGCCGATCAGGTTGCGGCCGGGCCGGCGGCCCTGGCGGCGGACGCCCTCGGTGTAGCTCGCGAGCGACAGCGGCTGCTCCAGCTTCGGCCCGGCGACGACGGTGCCCCGCCCCGCGCGGCGCAGCCGGCCCTCCAGGAGCAGCTCGCGCAGGGCCTGCCGCACGGTCTCGCGGGACACCTCGTACCGCTCGGCGAGATCGCGCTCGGTGGGCAGCAGGCCGCCTTCGCCGAGTTCGTCGAGCAGCTCCGCGATGCGGGCCCTGACGGCGTAGTACTTGGGGACGCGGCCGTGCTCGGGGATGCCGGAGCGGACGGGCGAGCCGGGGCGATGGGGCTGGATCTGTTCTTCCACGCTCGGACTTTACGTGCCCTCGGTGAACCGGGATCAGCGCAGGCGGCGCGCCCCGAGCAGCAGCCCGCCGCCGGCCGCGATCGCGGCGATGGCGGCGCTCCCGTACGCCCACTCGCGTGGGCCGGTGTGCGGGCCGGTGTGGGCGAGGGCCCCGGCCTCGCCCGACTCCTCGTCCGGGCCCTCGACCGAGAAGCGGTAGCCGCCGGCCTCGCCGACCCAGTCGCCGTCGTCGCCCTTGCGCTGGACCAGGGCGGCGTCGGCGACGACCTCGCCGTGCGGGGCGTCGGGCGAGAACGCGAGCCGAACCTTGACGGTCATCGAGCCGCCGGCGCCGACGGAGAACCCGGGGAAGGCGTCGCCGCCGTCGAACACGGCGATGATCTCGTCGCGGTCGGTCCGCTCCAGGCTGACCGGGAAGCTGCCGCCGGGGGCGTCGAACTCCATCCGGAGGTGAGCGGGGCGCAGGGCGCGGGCCTTGTCGGTGAACACGACGACGGGGTGGATGGCCGTGCAGGCGGAGCCGGTGGTGTTGGTCAGGTCCAGGAACCAGGTCTGCGCCCCGCCGCCGGTCCGGTACACGGCCGGCCCGCCGCGGATCCGGGCCCCGATGGGGAACGCGGTGCTCTTCCCGTCCCCGCAACTGGCCTGCGCCCGCGAGGGCAACGCGGGCGCGGGGTGGGCGCCACCGCCGGTACCGACGTCCGCGAGGGCGCCGGGCGCCGCGCCGGCGAGGAGGACGCCGGACAGGACGGCCGAGAGGGCAAGGGCTTTGCGCAGTCGCATGGAAGACCTTCGCTGCTCGCCGGACGATGGACGTTGACGTTGACGTTGACGCTGGACGATTGAGGGGAGACCGGCCACCACGGCCGGAGCCACCGAACCTACCCGGAGCACCCCGACCGGACACCGCACCACCGGCCCACCGGCCCGCCGGAACTCCGCACCACCGAAACACCGGTACGACAACCCGACGATCACCCCGGACCTTGCCCGCACCCTCCCACGCCCACCCGACCCCCCACGTCCCACCACGCCTGCCCCACCCCCGTTTACGCCTGATTGGCGCACCTCCGTGGGCGCCACGCACCGACACCATCGAGCGCCGCCGGGACCACGCGGCCCCGCCGGGACCATCCAGCCCCGCCGGCGATTGAGGCGCGGGGGTCCGGGGGCCGGTCCCCGGGAACGGTGCCGCACCGGTGTGATCGGGGGCGCCCCGTCCGGCCCGACGGGGGTTGACGTGTCCGCCGGAGAGGCTCCGTACCGCGGAGGGGCGGGAACCGATCGGCGTCAGCCCGAGCGGCCGAAGAAGGGGGCCAGGATCAGTTCCGCCGCCCCCTCGGCCACCCCCCGCCCGGCCAGGGCAACGGTGGCACCGGCCCCGCGCGCGGCCAGCGCGCCGGAGACGCCGGACACGAACACCCCCGGCGCCCCCTCCACCACACGCCCGCCCAGCACCACCCGGTCCACGTCCAGCAGCGCGACCAGGTTCGCCGCCGCCTCCCCCAGCACGCGCGCGGCCTCCGCCAGATCACCCCGCGCCACGGCATCCAGGCACAGCGCCTCCACACACCCCCGGCCCCCACACCGGCACGGCGGCCCGTCCAGCATCAGCACCTGGTGCCCGAACTCCCCCGCCGCCGACCGCGCCCCGCGGTACACCTCGCCGTTCAGCCGGAGTCCCGCACCCAGGCCGGTGCCGACGTGCAGGTACACCGAAGCCCCGAAATCCCCGCCCGCGCCCGCGCCGGCTCCGGCCCCGGCGTTGGTGTCCTTGTCCACCACCACCGCCACCCCCAACCGCCCCGCCAGTTCCTCCCCCAGCGGGAACCCCTCCCACTCCGGGAACCCCGTCACCCGCCCCAGCACCCCGGTCCGCCGGTCGAGCGGGCCCGGCGCGGCAATTCCCACCCCCAGCACCTGCGACGGCCCCGCACCGGACCCCGGATGCGCGAAGGTCCGTACGACCGCATCCGCCACCGCGTCGACGACCACCCCCGGCCCGGCGCCGAAGTCCAGCGGACCCCGCCAGTCCGCGGTGACGCGGCCCGCCAGGTCGACCCGGACCACCCGCAGCTCGTCCCGGTCCACGTGCACCCCCACCGCGCTCCGCGCCTCCGGCACCAGCCGCAGCAGCGTCCGCGGCTTGCCCCCGGTCGACGCGCCGCGGCCGGCCTCCGCCACCAGCCCCTCGGCCCGCAGCCGCGCCGTGATCTTGCTGACCGCCTGCGGGGTGAGCCCCGTGCGCTCCGCCAGCTCCGACCGCCCGAGGCCCGGCCCCGCCGCTCCCGGGCGCGCACCCGCACCGGCGCCCTCGCTCGCGCCCTCGCTCGCGCCCGCGCCGCGCAGCAGATCCAGCACCAGCGCGTCGTTGTGCCCGCGCAGCGCCGGCAGATTGACGCCGCGCCCCTCACCGTTCGCCCTGTTCACCCGCCCATTCTCCACCCTCCTTGCACTTAAGCAACACTGTTGCCAAAGTAGGGGCATGAACGCCACCGCCCCCGCCGCCACCCCCTACACCCCCGCCGCCCCGCTCCGCGTCGGCCTCGTCGGCTACGGACTCGCCGGTTCCGTCTTCCACGCCCCGCTGGTCTCCGCCACCCCCGGGCTCGTCCTCGACACCGTCGTCACCTCCGACCCCGGCCGCCAGGCCCAGGCGCGCGAGGCCTACCCCGGCGTCCGGATCGCGACCGACGCCGCCGAGCTGTGGGAGGGGCCGGGCGAGCGCGTCGACCTCGTCGTCATCGCCTCCCCCAACAAGACGCACGTCCCGCTCGCCACGGCCGCCCTCACCGCCGGCGTCCCCGTCGTCGTGGACAAGCCGCTCGCCGCCACCGCCGCCGAGGCCGACGCGCTCGCCGACCTGTCCGAGCGGACCGGGACCTTCCTCTCCGTCTTCCAGAACCGCCGCTGGGACAACGACTTCCTCACCCTGCGCCG
This genomic window contains:
- a CDS encoding alkaline phosphatase family protein, producing the protein MPTVLSGRALAVAATATALLATALATQTAGAATTATGTAAGTDKVLVIGLDGVVLDRVKAANAPHLKGLMAQGLTAKSTLYANPMAATSSGPGWSAIATGVWPDKHGVKDNSFTGKNYTAYPDFLTRAENAKPSLNTYAAADWEPITSTDAGGPIFSAKVDKRLSLKGDRDGYGTEDPKIATAAAAELQGQNPDAAFVYFGQVDGAGHSYGAASQQYLDAIGRVDALVGQLLTAVQNRPTYAQENWKILVTTDHGHTDAGGHGGSTIQERGTFVIAKGAGIPAGSVRDDVKLVDVAATALAQVGVNPGSAIDGVPVNAPDDNDPFDTVRPNLQARVDEMGIPAGVKGFTHTPPAGWSVDNSKMGTGGVTEWAGWAFATDEFWSQSQRDQWRELNVRSRDVFAVADSDEWDDKTHTGTFDSTLITPKWAVTGASTKKLTFQTHYRHEAGQSAQVLVSYNGGAPAVVKTYTADAIAKAESLTLQVPAGATDVQVRFRYSGNNNWFWTVDDVRLG
- a CDS encoding 2-aminoethylphosphonate ABC transporter substrate-binding protein, with translation MPSSKYPRLTAAVTGSLALAAGLTACAGSSTAADSKGGGEKVVTVYSADGLKSDKGDGWYDKVFADFTKKTGIEVKYVEGGSGEMVQRAVREKSNTQADVLITLPPFIQQADGKGLLQAYKPQGSDQVKGGDKATDGKWTSVVNNYFGFVYNKKELTEAPKTWEELLDGKFKGKLQYSTPGVAGDGTAVLIKAMHDFGGKEPAMEYLKKLQANNVGPSSSTSKLAPKTDKGELLVANGDVQMNFAQSKSMPNLGIWFPAKDGGKPTSFALPYAAGLVAKAPHTENGKKLLDYLLSEDAQKLVSEVGGGFPARSDVKPTDANAVELTKLMTGVEIFEPDWADIDKNLTGHVDAWKSATGS
- a CDS encoding ABC transporter permease translates to MLVHSKTGRWAAWGLFGLLFLPLFALPLLVVVAASFSTHWSGAFPSGPTTENYASAARGESLQALTTSLVTALVASLLALTVGSWAALAAAGLKKRGKRSLDALFMLPVAVPSVVVGLAVLVAFSKPPMLLNGTSSIVILAHTILVTAFAYQSVSAAIVRLDPAYEQAAASLGARPAHVLWRVKLPLLLPSLTAAAGLCFALSMGELSATMMLYPPDWMPLPVRIFTATDRGSLFSGSAVAVVLMATTLLVLLAVSRIRTRATYR
- a CDS encoding 2-aminoethylphosphonate ABC transporter permease subunit, with the protein product MAEAPRLDGRRTAHLPGTRTPEHTDATPDTPTRTAHATAGGTLADHGTTAGSATTAPGHTATPSGSRTPHRIRPPQGTGVPRWLWSVPPVAVLALVFLYPLALVVQQSFTPENGGGAFDAYASVFASHGFREALGTTVWLAVGATVGCLVLGFALALIIAFVPFPGAKAVAKFIDVFLSFPSFLITLALLFIYGTVGMANGVWTDLTGAADGPFHFLTTPWGVLLAEITYFTPFVMRPLLAAFSQLDTAQLEVASSLGAKPARIIRRVILPEALPALAAGGSLVLVMCLNEFGIVLFTGAKDVTTLPMLIYGKAILESDYAAACVVAVVNIAISVGLFGLYRVVSKRAGA
- a CDS encoding ABC transporter ATP-binding protein yields the protein MSGIRFDSVSVAYAGNTVLDSLDLTVEPGEVMALLGPSGSGKTTALRAVAGFVRPAAGRVLIGGRDVTALPPHKRGIGMVVQQYALFPHMRVEENVAFGLKAQKAPKAEIPGRVAEALEMTGMAAYAKRYPRELSGGQQQRVAIARALAIRPGVLLLDEPLSALDAQLRSGMLAELARLHRELPDVSILYVTHDQVEALTLADRIAVMDRARLQDCGTPQELYRAPRTEFTASFVGNANLLPVTVAESGALFAGRALELDRGRAAPGVSATLCVRPHLLGLGAGPNALTGTIAEVQWRGSTHRLYVDVDGHRVKADLPELRETPALGDEVTLHFEPRDAVLLAAGVSDG
- a CDS encoding phosphonatase-like hydrolase, whose protein sequence is MSDLNDASGPSSTGSTGSTNETRRLIVLDMAGTTVADGGLVERAFERAAERLGVEPGSADHAAKLQYVRDTMGESKISVFRHLFGTEELAQRANSAFEQAYGELVDGGLIAPIPGAREAIEKLRADGHTVALTTGFARVTQDAILDALGWQGLADLTLCPADAGGRGRPYPDMVLAAFLRTGAATDVRETVVAGDTAYDMLSGRRAGAGIVAGVLTGAHDRATLDEHGATHVLASIADLPALLARESGA
- a CDS encoding TIGR03364 family FAD-dependent oxidoreductase — protein: MRVIVVGGGVVGTMHAWQAVERGHEVVQIEREAEARGASLRNFGQIWVSGRAGGEELDTALRARELWERIGAEVPGLGFRAIGSLTPVRGAREYAVAEAATARPDAAARGYELVTAAEARQINPALRGAFEAALWCERDAAVEPRTAQLHLREALRATGRYTFLPGREVREVVGPGAVRDDHGDVHRGDTVVLATGAWLSGLVRELAPELPVRRVRLQMMQTAPLGEPLTTSVADADSFRYYPAYKSEALDALNAGQAQAPIAAAHKMQLLMVQRLDGGLTIGDTHEYEHPFAFDTLEDSYEHLTEVVESFLSRPLPKIRHRWAGVYAQCTDTTRVVHRQQVADGVWLVTGPGGRGMTCSPAIAETTANELGW
- a CDS encoding GntR family transcriptional regulator, with the translated sequence MEEQIQPHRPGSPVRSGIPEHGRVPKYYAVRARIAELLDELGEGGLLPTERDLAERYEVSRETVRQALRELLLEGRLRRAGRGTVVAGPKLEQPLSLASYTEGVRRQGRRPGRNLIGLERFPCPPELARGIGAEAGEPVWHLERVLLADDERVGLESTYIRVARAPRLDSDFPPDSSFYGYLRDSLGISFGDADEKLETVLATPREALLIGTPPALPMLLIHRFSRDQDGGPLERVRSLYRGDRFSFTTRLKPE
- a CDS encoding ROK family transcriptional regulator, which gives rise to MNRANGEGRGVNLPALRGHNDALVLDLLRGAGASEGASEGAGAGARPGAAGPGLGRSELAERTGLTPQAVSKITARLRAEGLVAEAGRGASTGGKPRTLLRLVPEARSAVGVHVDRDELRVVRVDLAGRVTADWRGPLDFGAGPGVVVDAVADAVVRTFAHPGSGAGPSQVLGVGIAAPGPLDRRTGVLGRVTGFPEWEGFPLGEELAGRLGVAVVVDKDTNAGAGAGAGAGGDFGASVYLHVGTGLGAGLRLNGEVYRGARSAAGEFGHQVLMLDGPPCRCGGRGCVEALCLDAVARGDLAEAARVLGEAAANLVALLDVDRVVLGGRVVEGAPGVFVSGVSGALAARGAGATVALAGRGVAEGAAELILAPFFGRSG